In the Magnetospira sp. QH-2 genome, one interval contains:
- a CDS encoding DUF1987 domain-containing protein, translating into MDPLRIAATKNTPEVTFDFAANRFALCGKSYPEDARSFYDPLLEKLHRHFEPSNSGDVVFDIDLTVFDSSTTRVLADLFEVLDVAGARGMTVALHWACGKGDEDLKEKGVTLAEEMTFANFTLRRKEDSAPQDGA; encoded by the coding sequence ATGGATCCGTTGCGGATCGCCGCCACCAAGAACACGCCTGAAGTCACTTTTGATTTTGCCGCCAACCGTTTTGCCTTGTGCGGTAAGTCTTATCCCGAAGACGCCCGGTCCTTTTATGACCCACTGCTTGAGAAGCTGCACCGTCACTTCGAACCAAGCAACAGTGGCGATGTGGTCTTCGATATCGATCTGACCGTTTTCGATTCCAGCACCACCCGTGTCCTGGCGGACCTGTTTGAGGTACTTGACGTGGCGGGAGCCAGGGGGATGACCGTGGCCCTGCATTGGGCCTGCGGAAAAGGCGACGAGGACCTGAAGGAAAAAGGCGTCACCCTGGCCGAAGAGATGACATTCGCCAATTTCACCCTCAGGCGGAAGGAAGATAGCGCGCCTCAAGATGGCGCTTGA
- a CDS encoding carboxypeptidase M32, whose protein sequence is MRDSYNQLSERFRRILVLGDAEAVLRWDQSVMMPGGGASDRAEQVAVLETTQHGLLAAPDMEELLDSAATEDLDEWRTANLAGMRRMWVHAAALPEDLVAAKSHAASACEQIWRMARAEADFQQVLPSLRTLLNLTREGAAAKSEKLGVGLYDALLDEYEPDARSADIDLLFEDLGGFLPDFLSRVLERQAAEPPLLDLAGPFPVERQEALGRRLMSQLGFDFEHGRLDVSLHPFCGGTQGDVRLTTRYDPADFTSALMGVLHETGHALYEMGLPDAWRHQPVGGAMGMSIHESQSLLIEMQVCRSRDFLTYAAPVIADELGGGGPAWDIDNLTRIYTRVKPDFIRVDADEVTYPAHVILRYELEKALIQGSMDLADLPEAWNDGLERLLGIRPPNDGLGCLQDIHWYDGAWGYFPTYTLGAMTAAQLFAAAQQADTELLAAIAQGDFVPLMTWLRANVHGMGCSLSAPDLLRQATGEPLSTTAFKRHLEARYLPSA, encoded by the coding sequence ATGAGGGACTCGTACAACCAACTGAGCGAACGGTTCCGCCGCATCCTGGTGTTGGGCGACGCCGAGGCGGTGTTGCGCTGGGACCAGTCGGTGATGATGCCCGGCGGTGGCGCCTCGGACCGGGCTGAACAGGTGGCTGTTCTGGAAACCACTCAGCATGGCCTTCTGGCCGCCCCGGATATGGAAGAGCTGCTCGACAGTGCCGCGACCGAGGATCTGGACGAATGGCGCACCGCCAATCTGGCCGGTATGCGCCGCATGTGGGTTCATGCCGCGGCCCTGCCAGAGGACCTGGTGGCAGCGAAGAGTCATGCCGCTTCGGCTTGCGAGCAGATCTGGCGCATGGCCCGCGCCGAGGCTGATTTCCAACAGGTACTGCCCTCCTTGCGAACGCTGCTGAATCTGACCCGCGAGGGGGCGGCGGCCAAGTCGGAGAAATTGGGTGTCGGCCTTTACGATGCCTTGTTGGATGAATACGAACCGGATGCCCGCTCGGCGGATATCGATCTGTTGTTCGAGGACCTGGGGGGATTTCTGCCCGATTTCCTGTCCCGGGTGTTGGAACGCCAGGCAGCGGAGCCGCCACTGCTGGATCTGGCTGGTCCCTTCCCCGTGGAACGACAGGAAGCCCTGGGCCGTCGTCTGATGTCGCAATTGGGTTTCGATTTCGAGCATGGAAGATTGGATGTTTCGCTGCATCCCTTTTGTGGCGGTACCCAGGGTGATGTGCGCCTGACCACCCGCTACGACCCGGCAGATTTCACCTCGGCGCTGATGGGCGTTTTGCATGAAACCGGCCATGCCTTGTACGAAATGGGACTTCCCGACGCCTGGCGGCATCAGCCGGTGGGGGGGGCCATGGGCATGAGCATCCATGAAAGCCAGTCCCTGCTTATCGAGATGCAGGTCTGCCGGTCGCGGGATTTCCTGACCTATGCCGCGCCGGTAATCGCCGACGAATTGGGTGGCGGTGGCCCGGCTTGGGACATCGACAACCTGACCCGCATCTACACCCGCGTGAAGCCCGATTTCATCCGCGTCGATGCGGACGAAGTCACCTATCCCGCCCATGTGATCTTGCGCTACGAGTTGGAGAAAGCCTTGATCCAGGGCAGCATGGATTTGGCCGATCTCCCCGAGGCTTGGAACGACGGCCTGGAAAGGTTGCTCGGCATCCGACCGCCGAACGATGGGCTTGGCTGTTTGCAGGATATCCATTGGTACGACGGAGCCTGGGGCTATTTCCCCACCTACACCCTGGGCGCCATGACGGCAGCACAGCTTTTCGCCGCCGCCCAACAGGCGGATACGGAATTGCTGGCGGCGATTGCCCAAGGGGATTTCGTGCCTTTGATGACTTGGCTGCGGGCCAATGTCCATGGCATGGGATGTTCCCTGTCGGCGCCGGACTTATTGCGTCAGGCCACCGGTGAGCCCCTGAGCACAACAGCCTTCAAGCGCCATCTTGAGGCGCGCTATCTTCCTTCCGCCTGA
- a CDS encoding class I SAM-dependent RNA methyltransferase: MSRRRPKPRRSSLSPPVSVTVTGIGGRGDGLAATEDGTRLYIPLTLPGDQVEVRPGARRGDGVAAELVRVFEPGPDRITPPCSHFGTCGGCSLQHWRPEAVADWKRLLVAEACGRRGLDLEPETTRSVPPGTRRRVSLRWVLAGGKVLLGFNARDSDRVVDIKTCPLLVPPLTDLLDPLRQLIGELENRDRQGAVQATLCDNGIDLTIFNNVSLDLNDREILSRFSQAQDLARLNWSASTQQDPEPVSQQREPLVTFGGLPLAIAPGAFLQPSRIGEALLRDLVLEGVGDGRKVADLYAGYGTFSLPLAAGRQVMSLESNPVAVAAARMAAGRGGRGGNLMATVRDLDRQPLSGKELEGLDALVFDPPRAGAAAQAAEIAASSIPRLVAVSCHPATLARDLRLLVDGGYRLDRVVPVDQFTWSAHVEAVAFLHKDG, translated from the coding sequence GTGAGCCGCAGGCGCCCCAAACCCCGTCGATCGAGCCTGTCGCCACCTGTTAGTGTTACCGTCACCGGGATCGGTGGGCGCGGGGATGGCCTGGCGGCCACTGAAGACGGCACCCGGCTCTATATACCCCTGACTCTCCCGGGCGATCAGGTCGAGGTTCGCCCCGGTGCCAGGCGCGGCGACGGGGTGGCGGCGGAATTGGTGAGAGTTTTCGAACCCGGACCGGACCGGATCACGCCTCCTTGTTCCCATTTCGGCACCTGTGGCGGCTGTTCATTGCAGCATTGGCGGCCCGAGGCGGTGGCGGATTGGAAGCGACTACTAGTGGCCGAGGCTTGCGGTCGGCGTGGCTTGGATTTGGAGCCGGAGACGACCCGTTCCGTCCCTCCCGGTACCCGTCGCCGGGTCAGCCTGCGCTGGGTCCTGGCGGGGGGAAAGGTGTTGCTGGGATTCAACGCCCGGGACAGCGACCGGGTGGTGGATATCAAGACCTGCCCGCTTCTGGTTCCTCCATTGACCGATCTGCTCGATCCTCTGCGCCAATTGATAGGCGAACTGGAGAACCGGGATCGACAGGGCGCGGTGCAGGCGACCCTGTGCGACAATGGAATCGATCTCACCATTTTTAATAATGTGTCACTTGATTTAAACGACCGGGAAATCCTTTCCCGGTTTTCCCAGGCACAAGACTTGGCGCGCCTGAATTGGAGTGCCTCAACCCAGCAAGACCCGGAGCCCGTCAGCCAGCAAAGAGAGCCGCTGGTGACCTTCGGTGGTCTGCCCCTGGCCATCGCGCCAGGCGCCTTTTTGCAGCCATCCAGGATAGGCGAGGCATTGCTACGGGACCTGGTCTTGGAAGGGGTTGGCGATGGCCGCAAGGTGGCAGACCTTTATGCCGGATACGGCACTTTTTCCCTTCCCCTGGCCGCTGGGCGGCAGGTGATGTCACTGGAATCCAACCCCGTGGCGGTAGCCGCGGCCCGCATGGCAGCGGGACGCGGCGGACGGGGAGGCAATCTCATGGCCACCGTGAGGGACCTGGACCGTCAACCGCTGTCGGGCAAGGAACTGGAAGGACTGGATGCCCTGGTGTTCGATCCGCCCCGCGCGGGAGCGGCGGCCCAGGCAGCGGAAATCGCCGCGTCATCCATCCCCCGCCTGGTGGCGGTGTCTTGCCATCCGGCCACGCTGGCTCGGGATCTGCGTCTATTGGTGGATGGCGGTTACCGCCTGGATCGCGTGGTGCCGGTGGATCAATTTACCTGGTCGGCCCATGTGGAGGCCGTGGCTTTCCTGCATAAGGACGGATAA
- a CDS encoding ABC-type transport auxiliary lipoprotein family protein produces MRGLTAWIAAMGLTVFMAACQQPDVPRDHFYRLDPGTPSAFSAPALPGTLEVERFTAVGLTSQRPVVYSEADAANQAFAYHYHFWEESPGAMLQDRMVDYLRAAKIANNVVTPDLRTNADYVVTGRIQRLEQVRSGGTKLQKVLGENGSAKGVLEIELVLRRAKDDTLLHHGIYRHDMAAEGSSVAQSVAALNQCLSKAYSSFLDEIKTKK; encoded by the coding sequence ATGCGGGGATTGACAGCCTGGATCGCTGCCATGGGCCTGACCGTTTTTATGGCCGCCTGCCAGCAACCGGACGTGCCGAGAGATCACTTCTACCGCCTGGATCCGGGAACGCCGTCGGCCTTTTCCGCGCCGGCCTTGCCCGGCACCTTGGAAGTGGAACGCTTCACGGCGGTTGGTCTGACCAGCCAGCGTCCGGTGGTCTACAGCGAAGCCGATGCCGCTAACCAAGCCTTCGCCTATCACTACCATTTCTGGGAGGAAAGCCCGGGTGCCATGCTGCAAGATCGTATGGTCGATTACCTGCGCGCTGCCAAGATCGCCAACAACGTGGTGACGCCCGATCTGCGGACCAATGCCGATTACGTGGTCACCGGACGCATTCAGCGGCTGGAGCAGGTCCGCAGTGGCGGCACCAAGCTGCAAAAGGTGTTGGGTGAAAATGGCAGTGCCAAGGGCGTGCTGGAAATCGAGCTGGTCTTGCGCCGGGCCAAGGACGACACCCTGCTGCATCATGGGATCTATCGTCACGACATGGCCGCCGAAGGTTCTTCCGTGGCGCAGTCGGTGGCGGCTTTGAATCAGTGCCTGTCCAAGGCCTATTCCAGCTTCCTGGATGAAATCAAGACCAAGAAGTGA
- a CDS encoding MlaD family protein, with amino-acid sequence MRNNKVNYLLVGSFVLVVLVGLVGSLALLTGRTGAVDGYHTVLGNVTGIKFGTQVLYEGYIIGQVEDVEPVEEDGRMRFRVNLSVIEGWKIPDDSYIRPQASGLLAAKSLGISAGLNSLHLKPGSKINSAESADMFAVMADMATTVGDLAENSLKPLLSSLQETVNGVNQLVLGDGQAMIKDFRSVANQVNTVLPAMVTDLETIVVNIKSASADVRTMAGSADGMLGNVDKGVTDFRKMARNMAALSDELRGTREKLDFVLEEAGTTVATNRGALTETVEDLRYSVDSVSRHIDSVNQNLESAARNMNEFSRQIRQNPGLLLGGKAPTDEGAQ; translated from the coding sequence ATGAGGAATAACAAAGTCAATTATCTACTGGTGGGTAGCTTTGTGCTGGTGGTGCTGGTCGGGCTGGTCGGCTCGCTGGCCCTGTTGACCGGTCGCACCGGTGCCGTGGACGGCTACCATACGGTGCTCGGCAACGTGACCGGCATCAAGTTCGGTACCCAGGTCCTGTATGAAGGCTACATCATCGGTCAGGTGGAAGACGTGGAGCCGGTCGAGGAAGACGGGCGAATGCGGTTTCGGGTCAATCTGTCGGTCATCGAAGGCTGGAAGATCCCCGACGATAGCTACATCCGCCCACAGGCCTCGGGCCTGCTGGCCGCCAAGAGCCTGGGTATTTCCGCCGGTCTCAATAGCCTGCACCTGAAACCGGGCTCGAAGATCAACAGTGCCGAATCTGCGGACATGTTCGCCGTCATGGCCGACATGGCGACCACTGTGGGTGATCTGGCGGAAAACAGTTTGAAGCCGCTGTTGTCGTCTTTGCAGGAAACGGTCAATGGGGTCAATCAACTGGTGCTCGGCGATGGCCAGGCCATGATCAAGGACTTCCGCTCGGTGGCCAATCAGGTCAACACGGTGCTGCCGGCCATGGTCACCGACCTGGAAACCATCGTGGTCAACATCAAGTCGGCCTCCGCCGACGTGCGGACCATGGCCGGGAGCGCCGATGGCATGCTGGGCAACGTGGACAAGGGCGTGACCGATTTCCGCAAGATGGCGCGCAACATGGCGGCCCTGTCGGACGAACTGAGGGGCACCCGCGAGAAACTCGACTTCGTGCTGGAGGAAGCCGGAACCACCGTCGCCACCAACCGGGGCGCCCTCACGGAAACGGTGGAAGACCTGCGCTATTCCGTTGATTCCGTCTCGCGCCATATCGACTCGGTCAATCAGAACCTGGAAAGCGCCGCCCGCAATATGAATGAGTTCAGCCGCCAGATCCGCCAGAACCCGGGTCTGCTGCTCGGCGGCAAGGCGCCCACCGACGAGGGGGCGCAATAG
- a CDS encoding ABC transporter ATP-binding protein: MKMTAEQIAELPKVLEVEDLVTHYGDRNILKGVTMDVRDGEIMVIMGGSGSGKSTLLRFLMALENKTSGTIRILDQDIDTLTPVEFQELRKKMGVAFQSGALFSSMTVGENIMLPLYEHTKLDRSTMEIMARMKLEVVSLAGFENLMPAELSGGMIKRAAVARAIIMDPKLLFFDEPSAGLDPVVASALDDLILTLRDAMRMTIVVVTHELESAFKIADRITVLDKGHILFVGTVDEVRNHPSERIQNLLNRRTEDEELDADAYLRRLTGMDVETEADRGGSAPL; this comes from the coding sequence ATGAAAATGACCGCCGAACAGATCGCCGAACTGCCCAAGGTTCTCGAGGTCGAGGATCTGGTGACCCATTACGGGGATCGCAATATCCTCAAAGGCGTGACCATGGATGTGCGCGACGGCGAAATCATGGTCATCATGGGCGGCTCGGGCTCGGGCAAGAGTACCCTTCTGCGCTTCCTGATGGCGCTGGAGAACAAGACCTCGGGCACCATCCGCATCCTCGACCAGGATATCGACACCCTGACACCGGTGGAATTTCAGGAACTGCGCAAGAAGATGGGTGTGGCCTTTCAGTCCGGGGCGCTGTTCAGTTCCATGACCGTCGGCGAGAACATCATGCTGCCGCTGTATGAGCATACCAAGCTCGACCGCAGCACCATGGAAATCATGGCCCGCATGAAACTCGAGGTGGTCAGTCTGGCCGGGTTCGAGAACCTGATGCCGGCGGAATTGTCGGGTGGTATGATCAAGCGCGCCGCCGTGGCCCGGGCGATCATCATGGACCCCAAGCTGTTGTTTTTCGATGAGCCATCGGCGGGGCTGGACCCGGTGGTCGCTTCGGCCCTGGATGACCTGATCCTGACCCTGCGCGATGCCATGCGCATGACCATTGTCGTGGTGACCCACGAATTGGAAAGTGCATTCAAGATTGCCGACCGGATCACCGTGCTGGACAAGGGGCATATCCTGTTCGTTGGCACAGTAGATGAAGTCCGCAATCATCCCAGTGAACGCATTCAAAATCTGCTGAATCGACGGACCGAGGACGAGGAACTAGATGCGGATGCCTATCTGCGCCGCCTCACCGGCATGGATGTGGAGACAGAGGCCGACCGAGGGGGGAGCGCGCCGCTATGA